The proteins below come from a single Magallana gigas chromosome 10, xbMagGiga1.1, whole genome shotgun sequence genomic window:
- the LOC105324214 gene encoding A-kinase anchor protein 9 isoform X1, with amino-acid sequence MQPRCVNLEMNIRLWVNKRDSECKNGHDMSENHADQENRHLEARASWAKERLSLQLALNQMEQELDQCRADLRVERDQRSGIAGVGTEWDRERIQRLYGKYLWADSYRKALVYQKKYLLLLLGGFQDCEQTTLALIARMGVYPFPEDLQRGTRPC; translated from the exons ATGCAGCCCAGGTGTGTGAATCTAGAGATGAATATAAGACTATGGGTAAATAAGAGGGATTCTGAATGTAAG AATGGTCATGATATGAGTGAAAACCACGCAGATCAGGAGAACCGACATCTGGAAGCTCGCGCCTCATGGGCCAAAGAGAGGCTGTCGCTACAGCTGGCCCTTAATCAAATGGAACAGGAGCTTGACCAATGTCGGGCCGACCTCAGAGTGGAACGAGACCAAAGGTCAGGCATCGCTGGAGTAGGGACGGAGTGGGACAGGGAAAGG ATCCAGCGTCTGTACGGGAAGTACCTGTGGGCGGACAGTTACAGGAAGGCCCTGGTCTACCAGAAGAAGTACCTGCTCTTGTTACTGGGGGGATTCCAGGACTGTGAGCAGACCACCTTGGCTCTGATTGCCAGGATGGGGGTCTACCCTTTCCCTGAGGACCTGCAGCGAGGGACCAGGCCCTGCTGA
- the LOC105324214 gene encoding A-kinase anchor protein 9 isoform X2 produces the protein MSENHADQENRHLEARASWAKERLSLQLALNQMEQELDQCRADLRVERDQRSGIAGVGTEWDRERIQRLYGKYLWADSYRKALVYQKKYLLLLLGGFQDCEQTTLALIARMGVYPFPEDLQRGTRPC, from the exons ATGAGTGAAAACCACGCAGATCAGGAGAACCGACATCTGGAAGCTCGCGCCTCATGGGCCAAAGAGAGGCTGTCGCTACAGCTGGCCCTTAATCAAATGGAACAGGAGCTTGACCAATGTCGGGCCGACCTCAGAGTGGAACGAGACCAAAGGTCAGGCATCGCTGGAGTAGGGACGGAGTGGGACAGGGAAAGG ATCCAGCGTCTGTACGGGAAGTACCTGTGGGCGGACAGTTACAGGAAGGCCCTGGTCTACCAGAAGAAGTACCTGCTCTTGTTACTGGGGGGATTCCAGGACTGTGAGCAGACCACCTTGGCTCTGATTGCCAGGATGGGGGTCTACCCTTTCCCTGAGGACCTGCAGCGAGGGACCAGGCCCTGCTGA